One window of Labilithrix sp. genomic DNA carries:
- a CDS encoding Uma2 family endonuclease codes for MLIEVAESSLTYHRETKAPLYASSGVPEYWIVDVSSRTLEVYSSPQGERYASLATFTGQDILRPQAFADVEIRVAQLFD; via the coding sequence TTGCTCATCGAGGTGGCGGAGTCCTCCCTGACGTACCACCGTGAGACCAAGGCGCCCCTCTACGCCTCGTCAGGTGTGCCCGAGTATTGGATCGTCGACGTCTCGTCGCGCACATTGGAGGTGTATTCGTCGCCGCAGGGAGAGCGCTACGCATCCCTCGCGACATTTACCGGGCAAGACATCCTTCGCCCGCAGGCATTTGCGGACGTAGAGATCCGCGTCGCGCAGCTCTTCGACTGA